A part of Campylobacter concisus genomic DNA contains:
- a CDS encoding recombination protein RecO: MQGYILRVQKVRDEDLLVFVLTPNLLVKSYRFFGARHSNIMTGYKIDFELEQEAKFLPKLRSILHLGFKWLLERDKLIIWQQFMRLLYDHLKEVEQLDEIYFNELDRCAKQMQLQNPKRLIIESYVKILEFEGRLHSELECFICDEEIESELCLTRGFLPSHKHCLDRSEFDASKIKNLFDTKSTIELNDDEINRLYKILLDGL, encoded by the coding sequence GCAAGGCTACATCCTGCGCGTGCAAAAGGTCAGAGACGAGGACCTTTTAGTCTTTGTGCTAACGCCAAATTTGCTCGTAAAGTCGTATAGATTTTTTGGCGCTCGCCACTCAAACATCATGACTGGCTACAAGATCGACTTTGAGCTCGAGCAAGAGGCGAAATTTCTACCAAAGCTTAGAAGCATACTTCATCTTGGCTTTAAATGGCTGCTAGAGCGCGACAAGCTCATCATTTGGCAGCAGTTCATGCGCCTACTTTATGATCATCTAAAAGAGGTCGAGCAGCTCGATGAAATTTACTTTAACGAGCTTGATCGCTGCGCCAAACAGATGCAGCTGCAAAATCCAAAACGCCTCATCATCGAAAGCTACGTCAAAATTTTAGAGTTTGAAGGCAGACTTCACAGCGAACTTGAGTGCTTTATCTGCGACGAGGAGATAGAGAGTGAGCTTTGCTTAACTCGTGGCTTTTTGCCCTCTCACAAGCACTGCCTTGATAGGAGCGAATTTGACGCTAGCAAGATCAAAAATTTATTTGATACAAAAAGCACGATCGAGCTAAACGACGATGAGATAAACCGCCTTTATAAAATTTTACTTGATGGGCTTTAG